The Triplophysa rosa unplaced genomic scaffold, Trosa_1v2 scaffold221_ERROPOS574315, whole genome shotgun sequence genomic sequence ccatgagatgtttgtttttacctctcatgtgtttttccagtgtctcgtctctgttcccgccatctcgtttcctcgttatccttccctaagtgtttgattacccacacctgccccgagtcgttatccctcgtttgtcttccctttatataccctcttgtttctttgtcttgtgctcgtggattgtactgtgtattaTGTCTATGCATGTATGGCATTGTGTTAGTGTTCATGCTCGTGTTgtcacccgtgttcctgttccttgccctgttcgtgttttgtaagttttgtgccttgtattatttaagacgtttggtcgtgtccttttgtttagtttattgttcttgttttcattttgccccctcgtgggaagtcttttgttttatatttgtttcttagttcggtttttccccattgtgggtgtttttgttctgtttgttgtataaataaatatatcttgtttaaccccttcactgcctgcctgcgcttgggttcttccccttacCAATCGTGACATAACAGAACAGTAACACAGTATTACCATGGTTAAAAGTAGGAATACTTTTGCCATGATATTACCatctgatttttttgtttttatatttcgtGTTGATGTTGAGTATTGATCTCACTTGTGGTGGTAAACATCAGGGTCCCGGCTCATTCTGTTATTGAAGCCAATGTACAGGTCATCCCAGAGTCGCCCCGTCACAACCACATGTCTCATCACCCCCACTCTGTTTTTgatctaaaaaatatatttgtgtgataTTTTCCTCAGCAACTGTCTGGCAACCATCCACAACCCTCTGGCATGGTAACGATTGGCTGTACATGGGCAAACACTACTCacattttcattaataaatgtataaatctaTTTCAGTTCTTTTCTCAGTTACCTCTTCATACGGGTGATCTCTCTTCGGTCTCTTGTCTGGAAAGGACAGATCCATGAAGTCCACTAAATAATCACACCCTCCATCCAGTAGCTTGAAATCATCATCCGTTTCAATgacctgacacataacattcAGTGAGCGTAGAGTCCACACTGGTTTATGTGTTTGCTTGTGTTAAGAGCAGCTTTGAGATCCACCACCAGTTTGCTTATGAAAACATTCTTTACCCGTATGACCAGATTGTAGCCTTTAAATCCTGCCCAGTTATAATAAAACTGGATCCAGCTTTTGTGTTTAAAGATATCATTGGAAATGGTAGAATTCAGCTCATCCAAATACAAGTCAAAGTCCCAGCTGTCCTTATAGATCTTTGCACTGTTTGGGGGTTGAGTGATTGCATCCCTGCGATTGTTGTTGTTCAAGCACAAAGAGAAAATAATGCTTACTAAATAAAGAATGAACAGAATTAATAGCAGAATAAGAGATGGACATTATACTTGAAATACTTCTAAAGAGTATATCTCCAAACATATTTAGACTTTTCTGtcaacttaaaggggtcatatggcgggaTTACGTGTTTTTCTATGTcgtttgtgtgttataagttaaccatgcatgtattagacacgtaaaattgcaaaaattaaagtgttggaacaaaagatgcattctatctaaaagcgaatgcacacccagacctgcctgaaacgcctagtgtaaccacacccccacaaatctacgtcagttcgtagtatgatttgactaagaccgcccaaatgtatacgtacctgtcagtacaattgctttggaacctgatgtttcaaatatggtaagaggtgttacaattccgtcacacgcttgcagtattcgaccaatcactacgcactggttaactggccaatcatagcacacctcgcttttcagagcgatgagctttgtaaaaaatctgcgcatttcagagaggcggggcaaagaggagatacaaacatgaacggtatgtggaaaatacagcatttttgaaccatAAATCGTgtataaacattgcattacatctaaaacaaatgataatatttgttttagccgtgtcatatgacccctttaagacaagtatttattttaaagtttaattttaagtatatttctgaAAAAATAGATGAAAAGTAAACTGAATATAAACTttctaattttataaaaaagaagTATACTCATAGCACACTTAAATAAACTTTGTAAGGGTATACTCATACTCACATCATACATACTAGCGCAAACATGCTACATACTGAGATATGAAAACAGACCTGTTTGATTGATCTGCTAAAGCCCAAGCCACATCCAGCACAGAGGAGGGTAAAGGGGTCCAGGTTAAGATATTTGGACAGCTCTTGCTTATGGAAGCATTCAGATCTTCTGCGCTGTTCTTAATATTTGTCTCCTTTATGTACCTGTTAgtcatgtttaaatatttaatagtcATATACAGAAAAATCCATAACAAGGGGTTACACTCCCATGGCAAAAccatagtatttttttcatatacCATGGGTACAGTTGAAAAAATTTCTGATGGAAACAGGTTATTTACCGGTCTGAGGGATGGGCTTCTGTGAAGTAGCCGGCAAAAGGACAGTAGATCTTGGGCTGTAAACTCTTCACCAGCTGAGTCTTATAGTTCAGCAGTTTCTTTCtctcatttttaatgaaatctGCCTTCCAGCTTTCTATCAGAgtaaatgaacacagagaacaaaCAGCaaatgtcatgattctgcctcatcatgtcatgtctttattggtcttgtggcagaatcatgtcagagcctcttgttttgtgtggagagaaacatattgtcgGCCACGAcataatgtgcgttctctcaggtctcgtctttggccccgcccctctcgtttagcttcccgcctgtgtctcattacccacacctgcctatTGTTATCTTCTTTGTtagttcccttatttaatgcccttgtgtctgctgtcctgtgctcgtttgtTTTGTACCATTTGCTTGTTAGCTTTGTACCGTGATATTCGTACCTTGTCTTGATGCCTTGTTTTTCCAGGCAGTCTAAGTTTGTGGAAGTTTAGTTATCCCGTTctcttgtttttgccccctcgtgggaagtctttgttttacagttttgtgTGAGTTCATCTTTCTTCAGTTTTGGTTTTTACCCATCGTcggttttgttttgagttttaaataaatcttttttatattaaccccttaaccgctgcctgcacttgggttcttctcccgCCTCCCTGACAGCGAGGTTGTGATTCCAGACTATGAGTCATTATTAGTCTTTTATAATACAAAAGTGTCATTGTGTGCTTTTAATCTCCGAATGCTCTCTTTTGTCACTTGGATCAAAACCACAAAACTCACAGGTTTCATAACTCACCGGTGTATTTCCCGCCATGGAAAGTCATTGGAAAGCCGGAAGCACCACCGGCGAAGTCGCTCATCATCACGTCGACACCGTGTGGAAGACGCCCGTTGTTTGGCCTGGTGCAGTCGACTGTATTCAGGATCATGTGACCTTGAGATAGTTTTCAGAATATATCATTTGGCacctttttcatgtttttttattgagcaGACACAATGAAGTGGGTACAAGATTATGTCATGCACTGAGTCAAGATTGACAAACTTTATTGTCTATCACTTGAGGTAGAAATTTGTCAACATTTGTACACACAAAATATTCAATTATTATACTTATACACTCTTAAGAAAGAAGAGTGAAAAAACTAACGTGCAACAAATATTTCCAAAAGTTATGACAGACTATTTGGCTtcgtttaaaataaacatggtCAATGTTAATAAGTGTTCCTAAAAGCTCTTTTTATTGCAAgttcaaaatgatcatttactgATTTAATGAAACATTAATTAAAATGCGTAACATTACTTtgatgagttaatgatgacaataATAGTGCCGGTAATAGTgtgtaatttaacattaaatatatGTGGTAATTAGTAAAGATATTTAAGGTataataataaattgttttaatttttccacATCATTTGAGTTCAGGATATAAAGGCTCCTGTAACTATTCAACACGCATGGACAATGTGTTTAATCATCTGATTTGATTTATGGGTTGCATGGGACTGAATAATGACagtaaatgaaagtaaaaataaagtgtaattTTATGCATCTTTAATCAAGATAAGAGGAGGAGGAGATTTTATTATCTTCAGTTGGTGTTTGgttaatgttttgtgtttgtagcTTTTCTTCAATATTGTGTAACCCACACATACATATTCTTCTTTCTCATATTTTATTGACTACATGTCTGTAAAAATATGTGAACAATATGTCACGAGTAGTATATATAGGGgacagtgtcaaaatgattgatggtgacctttgacctttgcgggggggggttgaattacttccggaccacccaggTTGAGGGCCCGcccctttgcgttgacctttgaccatATCCGCCCCCATTGTGAGGGACTgccccctttgtgttgaacttttgCCCTTTGACCTGTCCACGTCATGAGGGATTGCCCCGcgtctggagttgaactcttgaacttttgcccgtaTGTTTACCGAACATTTTTCTCCATTTTCCAGggatcatgtttggacatgtttttatgaggttGACATGTATCTTATGTgcgaatgaataaatcaacgagtgattaaataaaggcatgaatacgaataagtaattaaataaacaattggttatataagtgattaaataaatcatgaataagtaaataaacaaagcaaggaatgaataagtaaataaacgaacaagtaattaaataaagcattctatatatgagagaggaaaggcagagaggacaggaagattacctgatgtttttcagagttttcacacagtctataacattcctgagagaggtgtccgcaccaaggctcgtaaagtagatcacatgaaacaatgcgtGACGAATCAACTTGTGTGATCGATGCATTCTATGGGACAAACtataatctcgctatatctctttactaatcagaaaaacaactcGCCACTAACATTCTGAGCATATCCGGGTTTAAAACGAAATGCTAAAACATATCCGCATTATTCAtcattatctgttttgtttaaacacacaACCTGAAAGGAATGCATGATCAATACCCCCTCTGATCATGTTACACCATGCATTTTCCATAGAGCAATGGCATCTTTTGGCCATGCAATGTCATGACTTCAGGCATTTCGTCAAAACGATATAACCAGCTCCTCAAGGTTTTCTGGCTCATTTCCAAAAGCTTTTAGAGACAGACAGCTCACGATCGGTCCAAATCAACCGACATTTTTTTCAAGATGGAATATAACGGTAAGTGACTTTTTATCGTCAGTGCTGTTGAATGAAAGAATGAGTGAATCAATCAATGAATACTgattatttaaattatgaatACGTGACTTGTGAGTGGTCAAATGAGAATGTCATTCTTTTTAAATAGCCGTAATCTTGCCAAGATGCTGTCGACTCCCTAAAAGTGTCTTTTTAATTGATTATATTGCTTATAACATTGTTTCTAATGTATTGATTATTATTGACGCAGAGTGATTACGTACAGGCACCcttgggcagtcgtggcctaatggttagagagtcggactcgtgaccagaaggttgccagttcgattctcagggccggcaggtaacaactgaggtgcccttgagcaaggcaccaacCCCTACTTGCACCTCCGTGAAGTTGGCACcccatttaaataaattgtcaccAAAACTATATCATTCGTTTGTGCTGTGTTTGTGCTGATTTGTGCCGCAAAAATGACCGTTTGTGCTGGTTTGGCGTTCAAGATATTAAACATTCTTTTTCTTGGCTGTGTGACGTCACTCTCCACCCCATGTCGTCCAACTCTTATCAAATTGGTGCCGTTCGTTTGTGCTCGATTTGTGCCCGTTTGTGCCATTAAAACAAACTCTGTAACTACTTTCCTTACCGAGATATAACAAGAAGAATTTTGGGGCAGTGACGTCACTTTCCACCCCATGTCGTTTAAATCTCCCCAAACAGGTGGCGTTCGTTTGTGCCGCTCCCGAAATGTTCTTGTTGTTTTTAACGAAGGGAAGAAGTTgcatggtttgttttaatagcACAAATCGAGTTCAAACTCGACAGTTTAGAGTGATTTGGAGGACATGTAGTTGAGAGTGGCGCATCTACTCCTAAAGGCTACAGTCTTgttatattaaagaaaaaaatcattgtaCACAAATTTCTTTTAACAGCACAAATCGAGCAACGTTTGGGCGATTTGGACGACATGGGGTGGAGAGTGACGTCACTGCcgcaaataatatttttatttccaaGCCAGGGAAAAACATACAGTGGTGATTTTAACGGCACAAATCGAGNagagagtagtgaacacacgcacagccggagcagtgggcagctatcactgcagcgcctggggagcaagtaggggttggtgccttgctcaagggcacctcagtcgttacccgccggccctggggatcgaaccggcaaccttctggtcacaagtccgactctctaaccatcggggcagttgtggcctaatggttagagagtcggactcgtgaccagaaggttgccggttcgattcccagggccggcgggtaacaactgaggtgcctttgagcaaggcaccttacccctacttgctccccgggcgctgtagtgatagctgcccactgctccgggatacgtgtgttcactactctctggatgggttaaatgcagaggtcacatttcgttgccttgtacatgtgcaatgacaataaattgaatctaaatctaaatctaaaaaaattaggccacgactgcccaagGGTGCCTGTACGTAATCACTCTGCGTCAATAATAATCAATACATTAGAAACAATGTTATAAGCAATATAATCAATTAAAAAGACACTTTTAGGGAGTCGACAGCATCTTGGCAAGATTACGGCTATTTAAAAAGAATGACATACTCATTTGACCACTCACAAGTCACGTattcataatttaaataatcAGTATTCATTGATTGATTCACTCATTCTTTCATTCAACAGCACTGACGATAAAAAGTCACTTACCGTTATATTCCATCTTGAAAAAAATGTCGGTTGATTTGGACCGATCGTGAGCTGTCTGTCTCTAAAAGCTTTTGGAAATGAGCCAGAAAACCTTGAGGAGCTGGTTATATCGTTTTGACGAAATGCCTGAAGTCATGACATTGCATGGCCAAAAGATGCCATTGCTCTATGGAAAATGCATGGTGTAACATGATCAGAGGGGGTATTGATCATGCATTCCTTTCAGGTtgtgtgtttaaacaaaacagataatgaTGAATAATGCGAGATATGTTTTGCATTTCGTTTTAAACCGAATCGCAGGAATGTGCATTTATGTTGCCACTACCTCAGATCCAACAATCATAAATGACAAACTACCGTGAGAACAAAGATAGAGAGAGAATAGaaaagaagagaagagaaaagaggaagaagagaaagaaacaggtcaaaacaacagacctcaaatactgcaaagaaaacaagttcatattcacttttaagcaatacaacagtaatatttgtacatatatGTAGGAAACTTTCAAGAAAAaatatgtgataacctcaatttttatcacatgtgtcttgtcatgttgtcagtctttcacattgctgttggatgactttatgtcactcctgaggtttgatttgttgaaattcaacagacactggactgaaatggacACAACACATTtggaaatgctgattaaattaaaatatggaatggtctcttcattttttccactgCTGTATATCCTATAATtcaatgcacatactgtatccCACAACTGAGTGCACTCGGTATGACCTCCAGGGTGATGAATAgcccagaaataatatcaaccACAGAGTGATAATATTGACTTAAGATATTACACAAAAGTGAATTAAAAACGAAAAAATAACCTTTTTAGAGCTCAACACCACTCGCTGTTTTAAAGAAGCAATGCGATTAGTTCATAGTGATGATAATGCAGCAAGTTTTATAGTCCTGTttcacatacttaaaaaatgaacaacttacttaaattacatttataatgaaattaaacatgttaaataaatactatagaaAATAAGTGATTTACAGTGCAACTACACAATATTCTGTAAGCAGTAAGCTATGTAGCATTTCAATAGAGCCCATAATATCagcaacgtgggtggtgaggttTAACTGGATATTAGTGGTGAAGAAAGTTGAATTGTTGTGGATGTTTTCAGGGTAAACAGGCTCATGAGGGTTTGACCTCATTCTTACAACCTCACATATTCAGGCTGCTGACAGACACCTGCTAAAATCTCAcactataaataaaatacacaaaaataaaatggcatttGTCATACGTTTACACAATTGATAATCTGCATCAAcaatgcaaaggtcatgggttggaaACCCAGGGAACACACTGAAAATATACCTTGACTGCACTCTAAGTCAGTTTGTATAAATGTTTGCTAAATGCATATACGTGAATGCAATGACTGTCAGAAGAACATGACAGCAACCGCTGCCTAAAATACTCACGGCTGGCAGAGTTTGACAAGGTCATGATCGGTAGTTCCTGGTGGTAACCCGCGGATGTAGAGGTTTGTTTTGCTTAGTTGCTCCCAGCCGGTCGTGCTGCTGCTACTACTGCTGTTGTTGGTGCTCGGACTGGGCGGGGCCATGGGGTGGGTGGGTGGAGCAACCGGCTGTCATGGAGAAGAACAACAATTTCATTGATTTGATGGAATGCAAAAGCTCAACCAATAGCATAAACTCTGTTTGAGCGACCAATGATTTGTGCAGTTTTGTTTGCTGAAACACAGAAAATGAATACCTTCTCATTCTTCCTTCATTATTTAACTCTTTGTCCTTAAGTTTATGATTAGAAAATCTTCACTCATTGAGACATTACAGGTATTAGAGCAAAAAGATAatactcctctctctctctctcctcaaaCATCAGGGCCAGTCCATTTGTCATGATGATATCTATAACTCTATCTGTAGCTGTGTGAACTGGTGTTATTATTGCACGTTCAGTCATCGCCAGTGAGTCTACCCACATCCCAACTCCCCACAGTCTAATTCCCATTAAAGCAAAGCACAAACAGGCCTACAGGCACATTCAGCCTTTCAACACTCATATCAGTCCAATCTACGCGTTCTTCCAGAACTGAAAGTGCTGGGATTATTTTACTGGAAGAAAGCCCATTTAACACTGCAGAAATTCATAATGCGGCACCTACTGCTTTCAATTCGTGCCACATCGTGACATTTCTGTTGTTATTAGTAGTCCATTTTTAAGGTTGTTTCACATTTGTATGGCTTTCTTACATTTGAtggacaaaaaaagagaaatttaaaaagtattgaTGCCTCTTTTACACACTGTCAAGAAAATCACGATAAGGCTATAGGTGCATCATAGCGTTTTTAAGCAGCTGAACATGCTAGCGCTCTTCTGAGGATGTTCGAGAGCGTTGCGGAGGCGCTTCGCCTGCAATGATACGAAATATCCACGAAAGTAATGTGTCGCTAGCATCTGATTTTGCAGATTGGTTTgcgatttgttttattaaagtcccCCTGCAGTCTATAATTTTGTCCCTAATTGTTGACCATcgaaattacatatttaaactttttccctgtgaaaatattttttcctgccttaaaatagcttgaatgtaacTCTACACCAAAGCCCTTTTAAAAGGAAAGCCTGCAACCATTAGGCAAAAAAGcgtaacggctaatgctaacgcccTGGCTTCAGCGGaatgcaggaaaggagaccggatgctagttttttgaatggatgtcaatgggttttgttaGCCGTTACGGGATCTCCAATTGGAAGTATTACAGACTCTCCCATCTCTCCACTTAATCGCATTCGGCAATTCCACAGTgctaaaacagaaaaagaaactgAGAGCTGACATAGCAGTGCAGCGATTATTTTAGCCCAAATCTATGCAACATCTTTGCATATTTATGCCTCAAACTGCTGATCCACAGGGGTCAAATAAGttgatgtgattggttacaggttATGAAGTCATTAACCAGAGGCCGTTtcaaacagcattttttttagaGGCCATTCACACGGAGACACGTTTACGTAAAGATTTGGTATCGTATCGGCGTTTCGTCCAGACTGAAAACCGTTATTTTTGAAACCGGGTCCCAGAGTGGAAAATCTGAAAACGCCACCCTTGCGTTTTCGTGTGTACAGCCGATCCGTATATTTTCTaaaacgatgatgtcatcacaccAGCACGCAAAGTTTATGCACATGCTCCTTCTTTGTAGCAGAATTACAGCACCACATACTGATTTGGCATGTATACTACATCGCTTTGAGTCGGTTTCAATGGTTTCGTGTGCACGCAGATATTTTCTTGAGACGACGCCGTGAAAAGGATGGCTTTTAGGATAGAGAAAGCTCTGGCTTCGTGTGGATGTGGCCTTAAACTGTcttggtaaactgcagttttatggtTTGTCTTAagacatattaaaaacaccacataaacatataaacaacattaaaaactagattttcaccacagggggtcATCTGGTACAAATGTAGATACTCAAAGACCAGCAATAATATTAACTTCACTTGTATTGTTCAGTCATTGTACAAGTAGGATGAGATGGTTGGCGATGGCGAAATTTGTCCCATCCTcctgcactgtgattggacggctgaGTAAAAAGTGAAAGTAATGATGACAGCAGCATTTTGCTTAAAGTTTCTTTGcaactggaaaaaaaacagaaagctcCTAGTGCTCAGTTTGGAATAAACTGTTGAaaaaagtcatcatttactaaagACTGTCGTGAGTGAACCGTTCAGTTTTGTGAACCAAATCAACAGATTCATTGAAATGACCAAACTACTCACGAcagactaaatgatgacagatgttttgggtgagctattctTTTATGATGTGTTTACAAGGTCATGTAACCGCAACAACAATACATGGTCAGAACATTTAGTGAGGTATgcttttattcatctttcagtcCCAGTGGGACAACTGTTGGTTACAAAAAACATCATCAAACTCACTCAACTGCACAACACACTTAAACATtacagtgatagttcaccaaaaaatgaaaattctgtcatcatttattcaccctcttgttatttcaaacctttatgactttccttcttctacagaacacaacagaagatattttgaagaaagttggtaaccgaacagcactggccctctatttacttctattgtatggacacaaaaccaatgcaagtgaatggggtccagataacaacattcttcaaaatatcttcttttgtgttctgcggaaggaagaaagtcatacaggttagaaacgacaagagggtgagtaaatgatgacagaatttttatttttgcgtgaactgtcacttttatgatgccatagaagagccATTTTTGGAATCTGAATGTTTCCATAAAAAACCTTTGACACCCAAAGAAAATTTTGGTTTTACGAAAGCTTCGTTATGATGATAAAGGTTCTTTAGactatatacaaaataaatggtGAATGGGTTTTTGGGTAACCAAAACTGGTTCTTCTATTGCATCCCCGAAGTTGTGATTTCTCTAGAACTCTACTTGAGCAGAGAGGAAGGAATGTTTTTCAGAGAACGATCATATGATGCAGCAGTGCTCCGGGATACAGGATGTGTGGGCCTCTCGCCCACCCCGAACAGTGGCCACCACAGCCCACATCACTGactcacttcctgtttcttAGTCATTCATTAAAACGGCTTCATTTCTAACAGCCGTCACAAAATGGCTGCCTGTTAAACATCAGCGGGCAACTGTTCTTGTCCAGAATAAGTGACACAAAACAACAGACACGATTGGACCGCTGCTCTATAATGAAAGAATACACTTATAAACGTGTGTGTAAAAAGGAGCTCACTCACATGCgtgttgtgtgtatatgtggCCACACCACATAAAAGCCACCTGACTGTAACTCAGTGGGGTAAGTGGGAGTTCTCTGTTTTCTGACACACTGACCCATTTCCCCAGCAGCGCCTCACACACTTGTGCACTGAGGTGAAACTGGACGTGGCCCCATAAGCTTGTTAGTGTCTGCTAATTACCGAGGCAAGAGATAGTGCCACTTGTGGAAAACCACACACTCACAATGATTTGTGGGAACATAAAGCAGAACCGGATTGAGCCAACGGAAAAGGCTGGGGGACACAAAAAGAGCTAATCCACAAACTGAAATGAGTAAGGTGAACAGGATGGACAGATGGAGATAATGTCCCAGTTTCCGCTTCAATCTGTCAGATCACAGAAGGtcccacattttcattttttattttacctttCAACATTGAAAGCTATTGATTTTAGCGCTGTTGACTGCCTGAGGAACATCTTCCGTTTTATCAACAGGGAAAATCACAAAGTCATGGGAAGGGTAACCATGACATAGAAAAAGCAATGAGTTGGAGAGAGGGCAAAAAAGAAAGAGCCAGCAAGGCGGGGGATCACATTCAATATCCAAGCCATTTCTCATACGTCTGTGTGTCCCTTGGGTCCTGAGCTATGCGCTGTAGTCATCCTAGACCATATGGTTCCTATAAACTGTGAAATCTTGGAGCCCATTAACTTCTGCTACCTCCATCACAGCCATCCCTCTCTGAGAGCGCCATTTAAGCGCCTATGCAAAtgcatgtgtaaatgtgtgatttCACGCAGCGTGTGCGTGAGTGCGTCATAAGTTCCCACATTTACAGAAATGGAACGTATATGACAAGCTATGTTAAATATAATTTCACAGGCCACGCCCACCCGGTCCACTAATTATCGGATGCACTCATGaatggatgggttaaatgcagaggtcacatttcgggtatgggtcaccatatctgactaataggtcactttcacttcacttgtTTAATCGAGCAATGTTATAAAGATCTTTGTCCGCGTTCAACCAGCCGTTTCAGGATTCGTATTATAACAAACTAATCTGCTAAATGCATGATGCATGTTCCCTCAACTATGAAACGTAAATGTTTACGTGATATTTTTTTTttggattatttttttattgaagaacAGAATCCACATACAtaaaactaacacacacacacacacacacacacacacacaccaggttTTGCAAACATAAagaaagaaacacatttttaaaaaggagaaaatgttaagaagaGAGAAGAAATGCCAAACTAGTTATACATAGTCACCTAGAGGTGGAAATTATTCAACTAAGCACCTTTAGATTCAACTGAAATGATATTAGACTAACTAGTTATTATACGAGAAAGTCTCTCAATAAATTCTGACCATGCCTTAATTGCTCTAGTTTTAGCTCCGTTAATTCTTGCAGTTGAGCG encodes the following:
- the LOC130550021 gene encoding cytidine monophosphate-N-acetylneuraminic acid hydroxylase-like; translation: MDGILCVVGKRETHCQRAPAEITEVVISDTDGSMELVELNPPDPWTVDPREAQELQAGELTLTYMTHACMELKAGSKRMMFDPWLTGPAFARGWWLLHEPPSDAMERLCRADLIYISHMHSDHLSYPTLKLLAEKRPDIPIYVGDTSRPVFWYLERSGVNLTNINVVPFGVWQNVDRHLRFMILMDGVHPEMDTCLIVEYKGHMILNTVDCTRPNNGRLPHGVDVMMSDFAGGASGFPMTFHGGKYTESWKADFIKNERKKLLNYKTQLVKSLQPKIYCPFAGYFTEAHPSDRYIKETNIKNSAEDLNASISKSCPNILTWTPLPSSVLDVAWALADQSNRDAITQPPNSAKIYKDSWDFDLYLDELNSTISNDIFKHKSWIQFYYNWAGFKGYNLVIRVIETDDDFKLLDGGCDYLVDFMDLSFPDKRPKRDHPYEEIKNRVGVMRHVVVTGRLWDDLYIGFNNRMSRDPDVYHHKFWNHFQTELPPSAPDWDNFLQTISKHTDLKQENGFCAQS